The Sphaeramia orbicularis chromosome 16, fSphaOr1.1, whole genome shotgun sequence genome window below encodes:
- the slc6a20 gene encoding sodium- and chloride-dependent transporter XTRP3 gives MDKGGSRPNWDSPMQFVLACVSYAVGLGNVWRFPYLCQMHGGGGFMIPYLFMLLVEGVPLFCLELAIGQKMRLGSIGAWTAISPYLGGVGLASVMASLYLCLYYNIINGWSFWYLFHSFQSELPWAECPLNANLTGPLEECEKATATQYFFYRETLNISSSIEENGGVHTGQALCLLLAWIVTYLFIVRGVKSTGKVVYFTATFPYVVLIIYLIRGVTLHGAINGVKYMFTPKMEQLANPTTWINAATQIFFSLGLGFGSLIAFASYNEYNNNFERQAVIVSFINSGTSIFASIVTFAIYGFKATVNYENCLERVRLLLLNAFNLAEDTINMDNIFEWMERLNQTHPQQFAELDLGNCDLTQELDKAVEGPGLAFIVYSEAIKNMPLSQLWSVLYFFMLLLLGMGSMLGNITAITTPLRDFKIFSSVSVEVLNGLVCLFCMLLGLGFTTTSGNYWFTMFNDYGATFSLLFVVLIEVITVSYIYGIKRFEKDIEDMIGHRPNWYWKIMWAGISPILLIALFIFYIANYIMGGTPTYMAWNKDLGTSEVTPYPVFGQVFIVLLLASSVSCVPLTALYAYCRKRKRSHHKRQPTVSTLSA, from the exons atggataaAGGTGGATCCAGACCGAACTGGGACAGCCCCATGCAGTTTGTGCTGGCATGTGTATCATATGCAGTCGGACTGGGAAACGTGTGGCGCTTTCCATACCTCTGTCAAATGCACGGAGGAG GGGGGTTTATGATTCCATACCTCTTCATGCTGCTAGTGGAGGGCGTGCCTTTATTCTGCCTGGAGCTTGCCATTGGTCAGAAGATGCGTTTAGGTAGTATCGGAGCATGGACCGCCATCAGCCCTTATCTGGGAGGAGTTG GTCTTGCTAGTGTTATGGCGTCCCTCTATTTGTGTCTCTATTACAATATCATCAATGGGTGGAGTTTCTGGTACCTGTTTCATTCATTTCAA TCCGAGTTGCCGTGGGCGGAGTGTCCCCTCAATGCCAACCTAACAGGACCTTTAGAGGAGTGTGAAAAGGCGACAGCTACTCAGTACTTCTTCTACAGGGAGACACTGAACATCTCTTCGTCCATTGAGGAGAATGGAGGTGTCCATACGGGGCAGGCGCTGTGCCTCCTGCTAGCCTGGATCGTGACGTATCTGTTTATTGTTCGAGGGGTTAAGTCAACTGGAAAG GTGGTGTATTTCACAGCCACGTTCCCATATGTGGTTCTTATTATCTACTTGATCCGGGGAGTCACTCTTCATGGTGCTATCAATGGTGTCAAATACATGTTCACACCCAAG ATGGAACAGCTTGCCAACCCTACTACATGGATCAATGCGGCCACTCAGATCTTTTTCTCTCTGGGTTTGGGTTTTGGGTCACTCATAGCTTTCGCCAGCTACAACGAGTACAACAACAACTTTGAGCGTCAGGCCGTCATTGTTTCCTTCATCAACAGTGGAACATCCATCTTTGCCAGCATCGTTACCTTTGCCATCTATGGGTTCAAGGCCACGGTCAACTATGAGAACTGCCTGGAAAG GGTGCGCTTACTGCTGCTAAATGCATTTAATTTAGCAGAAGATACTATCAACATGGATAATATCTTTGAATGGATGGAGAGGCTGAATCAAACACATCCACAACAGTTTGCTGAACTGGACCTGGGCAATTGTGACCTGACACAAGAACTAGACAAG GCAGTAGAAGGGCCCGGTCTGGCCTTCATCGTTTACAGCGAGGCCATAAAGAACATGCCGCTGTCTCAGCTGTGGTCAGTGTTGTACTTTTTCATGCTGCTGCTTCTGGGAATGGGCAGCATGTTGGGAAACATCACAGCCATCACCACTCCACTCCGAGACTTCAAGATCTTCTCCTCCGTAAGCGTTGAGGTATTGAATG GTTTGGTGTGTTTGTTCTGTATGCTGCTCGGCCTGGGCTTCACTACCACATCAGGGAATTACTGGTTCACCATGTTCAACGACTATGGAGCAACTTTCTCCCTTCTCTTCGTCGTCCTCATTGAAGTCATAACCGTCAGTTACATCTATGGAATCAAAAG GTTTGAGAAAGACATAGAAGACATGATTGGTCATCGTCCCAACTGGTACTGGAAGATCATGTGGGCAGGAATCAGTCCCATTCTCCTAATAGCCCTCTTCATCTTCTACATCGCCAACTACATTATGGGAGGGACCCCCACCTACATGGCCTGGAACAAGGACTTG ggcACGTCAGAGGTGACTCCGTATCCTGTCTTCGGTCAGGTGTTCATCGTGCTGCTGCTGGCGTCGTCGGTCAGTTGCGTCCCCCTCACAGCTCTATACGCCTACTGCAGAAAGAGGAAACGCAGCCACCACAAGAGGCAGCCTACTGTCAGCACATTGTCCGCTTAG